The sequence ACAGGTGCTTCCATTATTCTCGTTTTTACAATAAAAGCCATTTCAGAATAGATTTAAATGACAAATATATGCTCTTCACGCACCGTGCACCACAGGAGAAACCATCACATTAATTACATAACAGGCGAGTGTGCCATGGTTTTTGActttctggaattttttggacTCTTTCAATTGATTTATTTGATAAACTATGATGGTTATCATGTATAACTGACATGGAGCGAGTGCACAATAGTCATTCTATGACTCATCCAAGGCACAGGTGCACGTGTTTTTGTCAGTGACACTCGCCCCGCCATTACCCTCCAACTATCCACTGCACCAAAGCTTATAGGGGAAACACCATTAGCTGCACGTCAAGGTTTGCAATCTTGATTTGTTTGACTAGAAGGAGGATCAACCATATCTTTGAATCCCAGTTTTTCCATTGGTTCTTTTGCCATGAGCTGACTGGAAGAGAAGGGAAGAAAATGAACGGCGTTAACTGAAACGAACATGAAGTAAAATCATGAAGTGCTCTTTAAAGTCAGCCAACTTACTGGTCCATGCGACATTCCAAGTAGGATTTGGACTGCAGTCGACATTTGGAGTTGTCAAATTTGTTGTCTCGCAAACATTTCATGAAGGTCTCCTTGAAGGCTTTGCACTCTCCTAAAATGATAATAACAATCATTGATTTAACTGGGTgtgcaaactacggcccgcgggccacatcgggCCCGATGGTCTCCTTAATCCGGTCCGccaaatattaaaacagaatAGAGAATCTGTTTTGAGAATTCCCACAGCAAAACTGATACTACACTTCAAGGCACTGGCAAAAATGGGTGATTAACAACACCCTCCCTACTAAAAGAGAATGTAAGCGTTAACTCTTTAATACAATTTTTATGTTTCTTtgatatgatattgttgaaaatatATGCAATATGATTacattcccggtaaggtctattcaggtgtactggagaggaggttacgccggatagtccatccttggattcaggagaaacaatgtggttttcgtcctggtcgtggaactgtggaccagttctatactcacggcagggtccttgagggtgcatgggagtttgcccaaccagtctacatgtgctttgtggacttggagaatgcattcgaccgtgtcctgtggggagtgctcagagagtatggggtaacggactttctgattgtggcggtccgctccctgtatgatcagtgtcagagcttggtccgcattgccggcagtaagtcggacacgtttccagtgagggttggactccgccaaggctgccctttgtcaccgattctgttcataacttttatggatagaatttctaggcgcagttgagggtatctggtttagtggctgcaggattaggtctctgctttttgcagatgatgtggtcctgatggcttcatctggccaggatcttcagctctcactggatcggttcacagccgagtgtgaagcgattgggatgggaatcagcacctccaagtccgagtccatggttctcgcccagaaaagggtggagtgccatctccgcgttggggaggagatcttgccccaagtggaggagttcaagtacctcggagtcttgttcacgagtgagagaagagtggatcgtgagaatgacaggcgaatcggtgcggggtcttcagtaatgcggacgctgtaacgatccattgtggtgaagaaggagctgagccggaaggcaaagctctcaatttaccggtcgatctacgttcctatcctcacctatgtggtcatgagctttgggttatgaccgaaaggacaagatcacgggtacaagcggccgaaatgagcttcctccgccgggtggcggggctctcccttagagatagggtgagaagctctgtcatcctggaggagctcaaagtaaagccgctcctccacatcgagaggagccagatgaggtggttcgggcatctgctcaggataccacccgaacgcctccccagggaggtgtttcgggcacgtccgaccggtaggaggccacggtgaagacccaggacacgttgggaagactatctctcccggctcgcctgggaacgcctcaggatcccccgggaggcgctggacgaagtggctatggagagggaagtctgggctttcctgcttagggtgatgcccccgcgacccaacctcggataagcggaagaagatggatggatggatggctggatggatggatgattaaaatAGCCCTTGTTTGAGAAgcctactcttagttccaacagatatgatatgcttgAAATGCATCATGTACTCGTCCGGCCTGTCTGTCTATCAAATTTCAAAAgtcaatgtggcccctgatccaAAATGTTTGCCCACACCTGATCTAACAAGTATATGGGGCGTTCTAGCGAATTAAAGCAAAGTTCTGTCCCTTTACCAAGAAAGGGTTTAATAAAACACTTAAGTATTCCAACatgcatttatttatattataatttgTTTAAACCCAGGGCATTAATTATGATAGTGATAAGAAATTAATATAAAACCATCTTTTATAGGGTCCTTTCGATTGAGAAGGAGCTGTCCCCAAACTGGGACAGGGTAACATAAAATTATATATTCATATCTGAAGGCGATAGTGACAAATTTGGGGAGAGGACAAACTTTCCCAAATATtcagaaaatacaaaatacaagttGACTGTTCTTTTTACAGAAATGTGTACTTTAgatattgtacaaaaaaaaaaaaaaatatatatatatatatatatatatatatatatatatatatatatagagggggggggggggggttacccacatatgcggtcctctccaaggtttctcatagtcattcacatcgaagtcccactggggtgagtttttccttgcccttatgtgggctctgtaccgaggatgtcgttgtggcttgtgcagccctttgagacacttgtgatttagggctatataaataaacattgattgattgattgatatatatatataccggtatgtatggacaaagttttgacatacaatttacaaaatttaaaaatatttccaACCTCACTTTGAACCAATTATGTAGAATGGCCCATATATATtaatggtggaaaaaaaaaatcaagactcatttgtaacaattcttaatcgatcaaaaaaatgtttttaaatcgaTTACATTATTCTAattatttttaatctgtcctgtccagccactttattaaatatttgggtagcattttattaacaaaaacaagtttttcttaagtaatatagaaatgtatcagagaggtgtatctattttatggaggaatttaGTTCATCATAGAATTGGCacccaatattattaaaaaaagtattgattttgaattgagaatcaattctgaatcgaattgttacccccaagaattgaatcgaatcgtgtggtgccaacAGATTCACAGCTCTAATATGTATACAGGTTTAGTATAGGGTTGCGCAATACAGGCGATATATTTTAATATcatttcaacacacctagtgtgtgtgtgactatcagtggtactttaactttattttttttttcattttatttttattgacatccagcatcagacattcctatccattacatcatattcacataatcaatcaatcaatcatcaatcaatgtttatttatatagccctaaatcacaagtgtctcaaagggctgcacaagccacaacgacatcctcggtacagagcccacataagggcaaggaaaaactcaccccagtgggacgtcgatgtgaatgactatgagaaaccttggagaggaccgcatatgtgggtgacccccccccc is a genomic window of Nerophis lumbriciformis linkage group LG11, RoL_Nlum_v2.1, whole genome shotgun sequence containing:
- the cox19 gene encoding cytochrome c oxidase assembly protein COX19, encoding MNFGSKTFKPRPPDKGSFPLDHFGECKAFKETFMKCLRDNKFDNSKCRLQSKSYLECRMDHQLMAKEPMEKLGFKDMVDPPSSQTNQDCKP